Part of the Sinorhizobium sp. BG8 genome, TGGTTATCGGGTGCGGCTTCGTAAACTTGACCCCTACCTCAACGTCGATCCCGGAACGATGAGCCCGACGCAGCATGGCGAGGTTTTCGTAACCGACGACGGTGCTGAGACCGACCTGGACCTCGGTCACTACGAACGCTTCACCGGGCGTTCCGCAACAAAGACCGACAACATCACCACCGGCCGGATCTACAAGAACATCATCGACAAGGAACGCCGCGGCGACTACCTCGGTGCGACGGTTCAGGTGATCCCGCACGTAACAAACGAAATCAAGAACTTCGTCACCGAAGGCAATGACGACTACGATTTCGTGCTGTGCGAGATTGGCGGCACCGTGGGCGACATCGAGGCGATGCCCTTCATGGAGGCGATCCGCCAGCTCGGTAACGATCTTCCGCGCAACACCGCGGTTTACGTCCACCTGACGCTGATGCCCTACATTCCGGCGGCCGGCGAACTGAAGACCAAGCCCACACAGCATTCCGTCAAGGAACTGCAGGCGCTCGGCATCCATCCCGACATCCTTCTTGTTCGTGCGGACCGCGAGATTCCGGAAGCGGAGCGCAAGAAGCTGTCGCTGTTCTGCAACGTCCGTCCGTCCGCCGTGATCCAGGCCCTGGACGTCGCATCGATCTACGATGTGCCGCTTGCCTATCACAAGGAAGGCCTCGACGACGAGGTGCTGGCCGCCTTCGGTATCGAGCCGGCTCCGAAGCCGCGCCTGGAGGCCTGGCAGAACGTTTCCGAGCGGATCAGGACCCCGGAAGGCGAAGTCACGATCGCGATCGTCGGCAAGTACACGGGCCTCAAGGACGCCTACAAGTCTTTGATCGAGGCACTGTATCATGGCGGTATCGCGAACCATGTGAAGGTTAAGCTAGACTGGATCGAGTCGGAGATCTTCGAGAAAGAGGATCCGGCTCCCTATCTCGAAAAGGTCCACGGCATCCTCGTGCCGGGCGGCTTCGGAGAGCGCGGCTCGGAAGGGAAGATCAGCGCGGCGCGCTTTGCCCGCGAGCGCAAGGTTCCCTATTTCGGCATCTGCTTCGGCATGCAGATGGCCGTCGTCGAAGCGGCCCGCAGCCTGGCAGGCATCGAGAAGGCCTCCTCCACGGAGTTCGGCAAGACGGATGAGCCCGTCGTTGGCCTGATGACCGAGTGGGTGAAGGGCAACGAGCTGGAGAAGCGCAGCGCCGCTGGCAACCTCGGCGGAACGATGCGCCTCGGCGCTTATCGCGCCAGCCTGAAGAAGGACACGAAGATCTCGCAGATCTATGGTTCGACCGAGATCTCCGAACGTCACCGTCACCGCTACGAGGTGAACGTGGACTATAAGGAGAGGCTGGAGTCCTGCGGTCTCGTTTTCTCGGGCATGTCGCCGGACGGCGTATTGCCGGAGACGGTCGAGTATGAGGACCATCCGTGGTTCATCGGCGTCCAGTATCACCCCGAGTTGAAGAGCCGCCCGCTCGACCCGCATCCACTCTTTGCGAGCTTCATTGAAGCCGCGCTGGAGCAGAGCCGTCTCGTCTGACCTCGATTATCGCCATCTTCTCCGTGCGGCTTCGTATAGCCGCACGGGGTACCGGCCCGACATGACGCTTTCCTAGCGGATGCGGGCCGGCTTGCAGCAGGGCATCAGGTGAAAACTCTCGTGGAATGCACTGTGTGGCAGGCGGTCCCGGTTGCGCCGAACGACCTTCGGCTCAGTCCGGTGCATGCAGGACCACCGGGTCGAAACATCGCCCTATTGCCCTTGCATTGCTGCATCAAAAGAGGCAAAGCAAAAACCCGTGCGCAATGACCGGACCTCCGAAATGACCGTGAAGCCAGGAACGCCCCGCCAGATCGACCATCTTGTGCTGCCGGTGGTTGACCTGGGCGTCGCACGTGAACGGCTCGTCCGCCTCGGTTTCACCGTCGCGCCGGATGCGCGTCATCCTTTCGGGACGGAGAACTGTTGCGTATTCCTTTCCGACGGCAGTTATCTGGAGCCTCTAGGCATCGCCAATCGCGAGGAATGCGAGGAAGCGGCCCGGAAGGGCAACGTGTTCGTCGCCCGTGACCAGGCGTTCCGCTTCCGTCGCGGCCAGGAGGGGCTCTCCGCAATTGCCATGGCAACGTCCGATGCCTGGTCCGACGACGCACGATACGGCGAGGCGGGTATTTCGGGTGGCGAGGTGCTGGAGTTTTCCCGCGACATGCAGCTTCCGGACGGACGGCAGGCGACGGGCTCCTTCCGCCTGGCCTTCGCCGCCGATCTGCGCTCCCCGGATTTCTTTCTCTTCGCATCCGAGCGCGTCGTCGCTCTGCCATCCGACCGTACGGCCCTCGAAACGCACCCCAACGGTGCAAAGGCGCTCGTCGAGGTCGTTTTGTCCGAAACCAATCCGACCGACTTCCAATATCTGCTGCAGATCGCCGCGGATGAACGGGAGGTCGAGGCGCATTCCTTTGGCATGTCGATCGACACACCGCGCGGAAGGGTTACCGTGCTGAACGAAGACGGCATGCGGGGGTTTTATGGCATTGAGGAAGGCAAAGGCGATCGGGGCCTCAAGGGTCGGGCCGTCGTCCTCCGCGTAGAGGACCTCGCATCATGCCGCGATGTCCTGAAGGCAAACAATGTAATGTTCATGGAGCGGAGCGACCGCGTCCTGGTGCCACCTGCACCGGGGCAGGGCGTACTGTTCGTATTCGGAGAGTAACATGGAAACGAATGCAGTCGTGACCGCCGGTGAAGGCGCGTCGAAGGTAATCTTTTCGCAGTCCGGCAAGCTGTCGCTGATCGCCGGTCCATGCCAGATGGAAAGCCGCGAGCATGCCTTCATGATCGCGGGCAAGATGAAGGAGCTTTGCGACCAGCTCGGAATCGGCCTCGTCTATAAGTCGTCCTACGACAAGGCAAATCGTACCTCGATCTCCGGCAAGCGCGGAATTGGGCTCGAGAAGGCAATGGAGATCTTTGCCGACCTCAAGAAGGAATTCGGCTTTCCGGTTCTGACCGACATCCACACCGAAGAGCAGTGCGCATTGGTGGCGCCGACGGTTGATATCCTGCAGATCCCGGCATTCCTGTCGCGCCAGACCGATCTTCTTGTCGCCGCCGCCAAGACCGGCCGCGTCATCAACGTCAAGAAGGGGCAGTTCCTGGCGCCTTGGGATATGAAGAACGTTCTCGCGAAGTTCACTGCGAGCGGAAACCCGAACGTCCTTCTTTGCGAACGCGGCGCCTCCTTCGGCTACAACACGCTCGTCTCCGACATGCGTTCGCTGCCGATCATGGCCTCTCTCGGTGCTCCGGTCGTCTTCGACGCCACGCACTCCGTGCAGCAGCCGGGCGGGCAGGGTGGCTCGTCGGGCGGCCAGCGTGAATTCGTCGAAACGCTCGCCCGCGCCGCCGTAGCCGTCGGTGTGGCAGGCGTCTTCATCGAGACCCATGAGGATCCGGACAATGCTCCATCGGATGGGCCGAACATGGTTCCGCTCAACGATATGCCGCGGCTTCTCGAAAAGCTTCTGGCATTCGACGCAATTGCAAAGGCATGACGGCACCATCATCACGATGGTGTCACAAGGCTGGGTTAGCCGAAAACGGCGACCTTGCAATTCTGTTCACATCGATTAAGAGACTTTAATCGATTAGATTACCGCCGACCCGTTCATAGACAGGGAAGAAACCCATGACCGCAATCATCGACATCATCGGCCGCGAGATCCTCGACAGCCGCGGCAACCCGACCGTTGAGGTGGATGTTCACCTCGAAGACGGAAGCTTTGGCCGCGCTGCCGTACCGTCCGGCGCATCCACCGGCGCACACGAAGCCGTGGAACTGCGCGACGGCGGCAAGCGTTATCTCGGCAAGGGCGTCGAGCGCGCAGTCGAGGCTGTCAACGGCGAAATCTTCGAGGCGGTCGGCGGGCTCGATGCCGAGAACCAGATCCAGATTGACCAGATCATGATGGAACTGGATGGCACCTCCAACAAGTCGCGCCTGGGCGCCAATGCGATTCTCGGCGTGTCGCTCGCCGTCGCCAAGGCGGCCGCAAACGCTTCCGGCCTGCCGCTCTATCGCTACGTCGGCGGTCCGAATGCCCGCGTCCTGCCGGTTCCGATGATGAACATCATCAATGGCGGCGCGCACGCCGACAACCCGATCGACTTCCAGGAGTTCATGATCGTTCCGGTTGGTGCCGAGACGATCCGCGACGCAGTCCGCATGGGCTCTGAAGTCTTCCACACGCTGAAGAAGCAGCTGCATGCGGACGGCCACAACACCAACGTCGGCGACGAAGGTGGATTTGCTCCCGGTCTCGCGTCTGCGCCTGCCGCGCTCGACTTCATCATGAAGTCGATCGAGAAGGCCGGCTACAAGCCCGGTGAAGACATGTACATCGCGCTCGACTGCGCCGCGACCGAGTTCTTCAAGGACGGCAAGTACGTGCTCGAAGGCGAGGGCCGCACGCTCGAGCCCGGCGCGATGGCTGAATACCTGGCCGAACTTGCTGCCAAGTATCCGATCTTCTCCATCGAGGATGGCATGGCGGAAGACGACTGGGACGGCTGGAAGGCTGTAACGGACCTCATCGGAAACAAGTGCCAACTGGTCGGTGACGACCTCTTCGTCACCAACTCGGCGCGTCTGCGTGACGGCATCAAGATGGGCGTTGCAAACTCCATCCTGGTCAAGGTCAACCAGATCGGCTCGCTTTCCGAGACGCTTGACGCCGTTGAGACGGCGCACAAGGCGCGTTACACTGCCGTCATGTCTCACCGCTCGGGTGAGACGGAAGACGCAACGATCGCCGATCTCGCTGTGGCAACGAATTGCGGACAGATCAAGACAGGTTCGCTTGCCCGTTCTGACCGGCTCGCCAAGTACAACCAGCTGATCCGCATCGAAGAGCAGCTTGGCCCGCAGGCGACGTACGCCGGTCGTTCGATCCTCCGCGGCTGATCGATCCGCCGGAAGATGCCTTCATTCCACCCGCGTCCAGAAACGGACGCGGGTTTTGCTTTTCCGGACGTCATGGTCAACGGTCGGTTAATCAATAGGCTCTAGAGTGATCCCGTACTGCGTATCAGGGCACTCTCATGTGGACCAAACATCACAAGAAGCGGAAACTCGGCCGGCTCGTTCTGCCGGTCATCACGGTCGCTTTCCTCGGTTATTTCGGCTATCATTCCATCCACGGCGACTACGGTCTGAATGC contains:
- a CDS encoding CTP synthase, which gives rise to MARYVFITGGVVSSLGKGIASAALGALLQARGYRVRLRKLDPYLNVDPGTMSPTQHGEVFVTDDGAETDLDLGHYERFTGRSATKTDNITTGRIYKNIIDKERRGDYLGATVQVIPHVTNEIKNFVTEGNDDYDFVLCEIGGTVGDIEAMPFMEAIRQLGNDLPRNTAVYVHLTLMPYIPAAGELKTKPTQHSVKELQALGIHPDILLVRADREIPEAERKKLSLFCNVRPSAVIQALDVASIYDVPLAYHKEGLDDEVLAAFGIEPAPKPRLEAWQNVSERIRTPEGEVTIAIVGKYTGLKDAYKSLIEALYHGGIANHVKVKLDWIESEIFEKEDPAPYLEKVHGILVPGGFGERGSEGKISAARFARERKVPYFGICFGMQMAVVEAARSLAGIEKASSTEFGKTDEPVVGLMTEWVKGNELEKRSAAGNLGGTMRLGAYRASLKKDTKISQIYGSTEISERHRHRYEVNVDYKERLESCGLVFSGMSPDGVLPETVEYEDHPWFIGVQYHPELKSRPLDPHPLFASFIEAALEQSRLV
- a CDS encoding VOC family protein, with product MTVKPGTPRQIDHLVLPVVDLGVARERLVRLGFTVAPDARHPFGTENCCVFLSDGSYLEPLGIANREECEEAARKGNVFVARDQAFRFRRGQEGLSAIAMATSDAWSDDARYGEAGISGGEVLEFSRDMQLPDGRQATGSFRLAFAADLRSPDFFLFASERVVALPSDRTALETHPNGAKALVEVVLSETNPTDFQYLLQIAADEREVEAHSFGMSIDTPRGRVTVLNEDGMRGFYGIEEGKGDRGLKGRAVVLRVEDLASCRDVLKANNVMFMERSDRVLVPPAPGQGVLFVFGE
- the kdsA gene encoding 3-deoxy-8-phosphooctulonate synthase; this encodes METNAVVTAGEGASKVIFSQSGKLSLIAGPCQMESREHAFMIAGKMKELCDQLGIGLVYKSSYDKANRTSISGKRGIGLEKAMEIFADLKKEFGFPVLTDIHTEEQCALVAPTVDILQIPAFLSRQTDLLVAAAKTGRVINVKKGQFLAPWDMKNVLAKFTASGNPNVLLCERGASFGYNTLVSDMRSLPIMASLGAPVVFDATHSVQQPGGQGGSSGGQREFVETLARAAVAVGVAGVFIETHEDPDNAPSDGPNMVPLNDMPRLLEKLLAFDAIAKA
- the eno gene encoding phosphopyruvate hydratase — protein: MTAIIDIIGREILDSRGNPTVEVDVHLEDGSFGRAAVPSGASTGAHEAVELRDGGKRYLGKGVERAVEAVNGEIFEAVGGLDAENQIQIDQIMMELDGTSNKSRLGANAILGVSLAVAKAAANASGLPLYRYVGGPNARVLPVPMMNIINGGAHADNPIDFQEFMIVPVGAETIRDAVRMGSEVFHTLKKQLHADGHNTNVGDEGGFAPGLASAPAALDFIMKSIEKAGYKPGEDMYIALDCAATEFFKDGKYVLEGEGRTLEPGAMAEYLAELAAKYPIFSIEDGMAEDDWDGWKAVTDLIGNKCQLVGDDLFVTNSARLRDGIKMGVANSILVKVNQIGSLSETLDAVETAHKARYTAVMSHRSGETEDATIADLAVATNCGQIKTGSLARSDRLAKYNQLIRIEEQLGPQATYAGRSILRG